A genomic segment from Synchiropus splendidus isolate RoL2022-P1 chromosome 18, RoL_Sspl_1.0, whole genome shotgun sequence encodes:
- the LOC128749683 gene encoding protein-glutamine gamma-glutamyltransferase E-like has protein sequence MDFSQQTLASSGMERCRLKMVNFQIQQNHISHETQGLGRNVLVVRRGKPFKLTLVFRSRLWNPDVENLLLEVLLLDELSEQIPVQFSNLWLDSLCWSARVYPGDIHSHSVTVHIRSPVLSAVALYQLFIHIETPWDRRSYKAGNFVLLCNPWLESDPVYMPLEVQLQEYVKSDFGVVFMGTNTNVSKRPWCFGQYDPGVLEACLKLLEVSPQHLRDRCMDYLRRADPVYLCRVLCAMVNSNDDMGVLEGRWQGSYRDGVKPTEWSCSTDILRHWVASRCKPVRYGQCWVFASVLCTVLRVLGVPSRVVTVFNSAHDGDGNLVTEEFYSSTGENLGLSKDSIWNFHVWVECWMRRPDLGPQFDGWQVVDPTPQEKSAGTYCCGPCPVVAVQQHCFGAPFDTSFIYASVDSDVVRMIVRDGLVVGRTVDTEWVGQLIYTKRIGSDGPENLTHTYKRKKRQTVNGGRMGAFTEHSFVASPSLQSDPVNQTALMSDTAQLFGASRSAGAQGLSPGLEVSLSLDGVPIVGNTINLQVTLTNRSTGSRVVREHLSAQVKKYHRSPLETLWKEHRDVQLQPLQELVLRHSIRPSVYESVLAGDDIMKVVVVVKDLKSKERVLDTLDFDVSSPQIHFEVEGGDTVQVKTSTTVLVSFTNRLSKALSAAVLTVEGSGLLTGQQQSRMLLLQPSDVIAKKVSITPSSPGTKLLMATFSHGKSPSVVSRCFHKVSVTDD, from the exons ATGGACTTCTCTCAGCAAACACTTGCCAGCAGTG GCATGGAACGCTGCAGACTGAAAATGGTGAACTTCCAGATTCAGCAGAACCACATCTCGCACGAGACGCAAGGACTCGGCAGGAATGTTCTGGTGGTCCGCCGAGGAAAACCCTTCAAACTTACACTGGTGTTCCGCAGCCGGCTGTGGAATCCTGATGTGGAGAACCTGCTTCTGGAGGTTCTGCTGCTAG ATGAGCTGTCGGAGCAGATCCCGGTCCAGTTCTCCAACCTGTGGTTGGACTCCCTCTGCTGGTCTGCGAGAGTCTATCCTGGTGACATCCATTCGCACTCAGTTACCGTCCACATCCGCTCACCGGTGCTGTCAGCGGTGGCTCTGTATCAGCTCTTCATTCACATCGAGACTCCCTGGGACAGACGCAGCTACAAAGCAGGAAATTTTGTGCTGCTTTGCAATCCCTGGTTGGAAT CTGATCCAGTCTACATGCCACTGGAGGTCCAACTGCAAGAGTACGTCAAGAGCGACTTTGGTGTGGTCTTCATGGGCACCAACACCAACGTCTCCAAACGTCCCTGGTGTTTCGGACAG TATGATCCCGGGGTACTGGAGGCCTGTCTGAAGCTCTTGGAGGTCAGCCCGCAGCACCTCAGGGACAGGTGTATGGACTACTTGAGAAGAGCTGACCCAGTCTACCTGTGCAGGGTTCTTTGTGCCATG GTGAACTCCAACGATGACATGGGCGTGCTGGAGGGCAGGTGGCAAGGCAGCTATAGAGATGGTGTCAAACCCACCGAGTGGAGTTGCAGCACCGACATCCTGCGGCACTGGGTGGCATCCAGGTGCAAGCCGGTTCGCTACGGCCAGTGCTGGGTGTTTGCATCCGTGCTCTGCACAG TGTTACGGGTGTTGGGCGTTCCCTCCAGGGTGGTGACAGTTTTTAACTCCGCCCACGATGGTGATGGAAACCTGGTGACGGAAGAGTTTTACTCCAGCACCGGCGAGAATCTTGGCCTCTCAAAGGACAGCATTTG GAACTTCCATGTGTGGGTGGAGTGCTGGATGAGGCGGCCAGACCTTGGCCCGCAGTTTGATGGTTGGCAAGTTGTGGATCCGACGCCTCAAGAGAAGAGTGCAG GGACCTACTGCTGCGGCCCATGTCCTGTGGTGGCCGTGCAACAGCACTGCTTCGGCGCTCCCTTCGATACCTCCTTCATCTATGCATCCGTGGACTCTGACGTCGTACGGATGATAGTGCGGGACGGCTTGGTGGTGGGCAGGACAGTGGACACTGAGTGGGTGGGACAACTCATCTACACCAAACGCATTGGTTCTGATGGACCAGAGAACCTGACGCACACCtacaagaggaagaaga gACAGACAGTAAATGGTGGAAGAATGGGCGCATTCACAG AACACAGTTTTGTTGCAAGTCCTTCTCTCCAATCTGATCCTGTCAATCAAACTGCACTGA TGTCGGATACAGCTCAGCTCTTCGGCGCGTCCAGATCAGCTGGAGCACAAG GACTGTCACCAGGTTTGGAGGTGTCCCTGAGCCTGGACGGCGTGCCCATAGTAGGAAACACCATCAACTTACAAGTGACACTCACCAATCGGTCCACTGGCTCCAGAGTGGTGAGGGAGCACCTGAGCGCTCAGGTGAAGAAGTACCACCGCAGCCCTCTGGAGACTTTATGGAAGGAACACAGAGATGTTCAGCTGCAGCCACTTCAGG AGTTGGTCCTACGCCACTCCATCCGTCCCTCCGTGTATGAGTCGGTCCTGGCAGGTGACGACATCATGAAGGTGGTGGTGGTTGTGAAGGACTTGAAAAGCAAGGAGCGAGTTCTGGACACGCTGGACTTTGATGTCAGCTCACCACAGATCCACTTTGAG GTCGAAGGTGGTGACACTGTACAGGTGAAGACGTCAACCACCGTCCTGGTCTCCTTCACCAACAGACTGTCCAAAGCTCTGAGTGCAGCCGTGCTGACCGTGGAAGGGTCCGGGCTGCTGACGGGACAACAACAATCCAG GATGCTCCTGCTGCAGCCGAGTGATGTGATCGCGAAGAAGGTCTCCATCACACCGTCCTCACCTGGAACTAAACTTCTGATGGCCACCTTCTCTCACGGGAAAAGCCCCAGTGTCGTCTCCAGATGTTTCCACAAGGTCTCCGTCACAGACGACTGA
- the tamalin gene encoding general receptor for phosphoinositides 1-associated scaffold protein, with the protein MTLRRLRKVNSSSGGTEDVYFPSSRSDSSAEVYNYRTLAFSGGTLPRSCRKGDNRKWKPSTPSPEPQRKSVTLEKNEDETFGFEIQTYGLHHPQQSSLEMCTFVCKVHEDSPAHRAGLKVGDTIAGVNEAAVDGLRHKEIVHLIRSCGNFLRLETLYSDAIRRAELEARLQFLKQTLHEKWDEYRTLTVQEQRLVHGETLSLRESGGGSEPGVTRLPSLSGIVMSDAAIYESLESAGVYGSLGAPSPVVQRAVRCTGGSSSSSLQSTNTEDDPLYQTCLYPAQPLADPKKKRRLRPASELFATARTQLTRSASTRSYVRPSSAAGEKSATVGSLQRKHKSFRRRILKFIPGLNRQLEEEESKL; encoded by the exons ATGACGCTCCGAAGGCTGCGGAAGGTGAACTCCAGCTCCGGCGGGACGGAGGACGTCTACTTCCCATCATCCCGCTCCGACAGCTCGGCGGAGGTTTACAACTACAGAACGCTGGCTTTCTCCGGAGGAACTCTGCCGAGGAGCTGCAGGAAG GGcgacaacaggaagtggaaaccTTCGACCCCGTCGCCAGAACCACAAAG GAAGTCTGTGACCCTGGAGAAGAACGAAGACGAGACGTTTGGATTTGAGATCCAG ACGTACGGCCTGCACCATCCGCAGCAGAGCTCGCTGGAGATGTGCACGTTCGTGTGTAAGGTGCACGAGGACAGCCCCGCCCATCGCGCCGGACTCAAAGTTG gcgaCACCATCGCCGGGGTGAACGAGGCGGCGGTAGATGGCCTTCGCCACAAGGAGATCGTTCATCTCATCCGATCCTGTGGGAATTTCCTGAG GTTGGAGACGCTCTACAGCGACGCCATCAGGAGGGCGGAGCTGGAGGCGCGGCTGCAGTTTCTCAAG CAAACTCTGCACGAGAAGTGGGACGAGTACCGGACGCTGACGGTGCAGGAGCAGCGGCTGGTGCACGGTGAGACCCTGAGCCTCCGTGAGTCCGGCGGTGGCAGCGAGCCCGGCGTCACACGGCTGCCTTCTCTCTCAGGTATCGTGATGAGCGACGCCGCCATCTACGAGTCTCTGGAGTCGGCGGGCGTGTACGGCAGCCTGGGGGCGCCCAGTCCGGTGGTCCAGAGGGCTGTGCGCTGCaccggcggcagcagcagcagcagcctccagAGCACCAACACCGAAGACGACCCGCTCTACCAGACCTGCCTGTACCCGGCCCAGCCGCTGGCCGACCCCAAGAAGAAGAGGCGCCTGCGACCGGCCAGCGAGCTCTTCGCCACGGCCAGGACGCAGCTGACCCGCAGCGCGAGCACGCGCAGCTACGTGCGCCCCTCCTCGGCAGCAGGGGAGAAGAGCGCCACCGTGGGCTCgctgcagaggaaacacaagagCTTCAGACGGCGCATCCTCAAGTTTATCCCGGGACTGAAcaggcagctggaggaggaggagagcaagcTGTGA